Proteins encoded by one window of Streptomyces sp. LX-29:
- a CDS encoding asparagine synthase-related protein, translated as MEQEWMTGGSAAVDGLTIDGLGDVRRAPGARVRVVAEGPVALAVVGDCPVTEQQLHAGLAAVRAGRWAELTGWPGSYWIVADSGRQRFVCGDLAGIRAVYYTLRGDAGTAWATETSRLGRPLVPDLPWLAARLTVGEHHWPHRSPYEQIRLVPGGSGLLLSPGAPPQLIDISGVEPPCELREGANRFGQALTEAVQHRVRAAGGVVGADLSGGLDSSAAIVLAADAGAVHAVTYTDGYTSGEDMAFASRVAEHTGIAHTVDIGADEQLPFSFPAGQPTGVEPVLEAAMFAMDSSYLHPIRGLPLHLTGHGGDIVLDASSSCWVRLLQDGRRREAHRQVVAFARLRNTAPGPYWKALKQAADLGRAGSLERAAEALERGPVRPEAAVAGWSWCRLGATASWLTGYGRHQVAALLRQAAGDQQPELADEFDQWAALRSVGASARGWAPYGHALGIRPVYPYLDNQVVRAAFAVPALARRGLVAYKPLLRESLPQLPGWLTSRRSKGSFTAQRIAGLARHQGRLDELIASSPLAAGGLIDPTTVRTTLAQAARGQSATVIADLHQLIVTCWWLSGQTTELEAAC; from the coding sequence ATGGAACAGGAGTGGATGACCGGCGGCAGTGCCGCCGTGGACGGATTGACGATCGACGGGCTCGGCGACGTACGCCGGGCTCCGGGCGCGCGTGTACGGGTAGTCGCCGAAGGGCCGGTTGCCCTCGCGGTCGTGGGCGACTGCCCGGTGACCGAGCAGCAGCTCCACGCCGGGCTTGCGGCCGTACGGGCCGGCCGGTGGGCGGAGCTGACCGGGTGGCCGGGCTCATACTGGATAGTCGCGGACAGCGGGCGGCAGCGGTTCGTGTGCGGCGACCTGGCCGGTATCCGGGCCGTCTACTACACGCTGCGCGGCGACGCGGGGACGGCGTGGGCGACCGAGACCAGCCGCCTGGGGCGTCCGCTCGTGCCGGATCTGCCCTGGCTGGCGGCCCGGCTGACGGTGGGTGAGCACCACTGGCCGCACCGCAGCCCGTACGAGCAGATCCGGCTGGTGCCCGGCGGATCCGGGCTGCTGCTCTCACCTGGGGCACCGCCGCAGCTCATCGACATCTCCGGCGTCGAGCCGCCCTGCGAGCTGCGCGAGGGCGCCAACCGGTTTGGGCAGGCGCTCACCGAGGCTGTCCAGCACCGGGTCCGCGCGGCCGGCGGGGTGGTGGGGGCGGACCTGTCCGGCGGGCTGGACTCCTCGGCGGCCATCGTGCTCGCCGCCGATGCCGGAGCGGTGCACGCGGTGACGTACACCGACGGCTACACCAGCGGCGAGGACATGGCGTTCGCCTCCCGCGTTGCTGAGCACACCGGGATCGCGCACACGGTCGACATTGGCGCCGACGAGCAGCTGCCGTTCTCCTTTCCGGCCGGGCAGCCGACGGGAGTGGAGCCGGTGTTGGAGGCGGCGATGTTCGCCATGGACAGCAGCTACTTGCACCCCATACGGGGGCTGCCGCTGCATCTGACCGGGCACGGCGGGGACATCGTGCTGGACGCCTCCAGTTCCTGCTGGGTCCGCCTGCTGCAGGACGGCCGACGCCGCGAGGCCCACCGCCAGGTCGTGGCGTTCGCCCGGCTCCGCAACACCGCACCCGGCCCTTACTGGAAAGCGCTCAAGCAGGCCGCCGACCTGGGCCGGGCCGGCTCCCTCGAACGTGCCGCCGAGGCCCTGGAGCGCGGGCCCGTCAGGCCGGAGGCCGCCGTGGCCGGCTGGTCGTGGTGCCGTCTGGGCGCCACCGCGTCCTGGCTCACCGGCTACGGCCGCCACCAGGTCGCAGCCCTGCTGCGGCAGGCCGCCGGTGACCAGCAGCCGGAGCTGGCGGACGAGTTCGACCAGTGGGCCGCTCTGCGGTCGGTGGGCGCCTCGGCCCGCGGCTGGGCCCCCTACGGCCACGCGCTCGGTATCCGGCCGGTGTACCCGTACCTGGACAACCAGGTCGTCCGCGCCGCCTTCGCCGTCCCGGCCCTCGCCCGCCGCGGGCTGGTGGCCTACAAGCCGCTGCTGCGCGAGTCACTGCCGCAGCTTCCGGGCTGGCTGACCTCCCGTCGCTCGAAGGGCTCGTTCACCGCCCAGCGCATCGCCGGACTCGCCCGCCACCAAGGCCGGCTCGATGAGCTGATCGCCTCCAGCCCCCTCGCGGCCGGCGGCCTCATCGACCCCACGACCGTCCGCACCACCCTCGCACAGGCGGCCCGGGGCCAGAGCGCCACGGTGATCGCCGACCTGCACCAGCTCATCGTCACGTGCTGGTGGCTCAGCGGCCAGACGACCGAGCTGGAGGCGGCATGCTGA
- a CDS encoding lasso peptide biosynthesis B2 protein, which produces MTVMVPTTRPTAPWRDRLVAATALTLSLAMGPLPLRLKLAAVRTLRGLPYARLARLEALYTAVQAVIPSWWPGRIACMEISLATVIATALTGRQTRWVHGARFLPDAAHAWAEVPDGAVGRDTGDAVDRPWTPVLAVP; this is translated from the coding sequence ATGACGGTCATGGTCCCCACCACCCGGCCCACCGCCCCATGGCGCGACCGGCTGGTGGCTGCCACCGCGCTCACCCTCTCCCTGGCCATGGGCCCGCTACCGCTGCGCCTGAAGCTCGCCGCCGTCCGTACGCTGCGCGGCCTGCCCTACGCGCGCCTCGCCCGGCTGGAGGCCCTGTATACGGCGGTACAAGCGGTGATTCCGTCGTGGTGGCCGGGCCGGATCGCGTGCATGGAGATCAGCCTCGCCACCGTCATCGCGACCGCGCTGACCGGCCGCCAGACCCGCTGGGTGCACGGCGCCCGCTTCCTGCCCGACGCCGCACACGCCTGGGCCGAGGTGCCAGACGGCGCGGTCGGCCGGGACACCGGCGACGCCGTCGACCGGCCCTGGACGCCGGTACTCGCCGTGCCGTAG
- a CDS encoding PqqD family protein produces MLTPADHIHHATGPDGTAVLDVRRQTWLMLDKDASRIWHALTVRGGTAGLADEIAVPTGQDPQQISGQIAAFIDELVAAGVLVDTDRPRRARRRWWRR; encoded by the coding sequence ATGCTGACCCCGGCCGACCACATCCACCACGCCACGGGCCCGGACGGCACGGCGGTGCTCGACGTCCGGCGCCAGACGTGGCTGATGCTCGATAAGGACGCCTCCCGGATCTGGCACGCCCTCACTGTCCGCGGCGGCACCGCGGGGCTCGCCGACGAGATTGCCGTCCCCACCGGCCAGGACCCACAGCAGATCAGCGGCCAGATCGCCGCATTCATCGACGAACTGGTGGCCGCCGGCGTGCTCGTCGACACCGACCGGCCCCGGCGAGCACGGCGAAGGTGGTGGCGCCGATGA